One Hydrogenobaculum sp. 3684 genomic window, ACAAAAGATTTAGATTCCTTTTATAAAAGCTTTTTTATACTAACCTTTAGCACAGCGCTTCCAGAATATATATATAAGGTGAAAACGCTTGGCAATCATTACATTTTGGGGCTTTTGTTGGGGGTTTGGATACTTGATACGATGAGCTATTATGTAGGTAAAAATTTTGGCAAACACAAATTGGCACCTGAGATTTCTCCAAATAAAACTATAGAAGGATTTATTGGAGGTTCTTTGTCATGTATTATATTTAATATATTTTATTTTGGTTTTTCAAAAGGTCTTATCATAGGTATAGCTGTAAGTCTTGTTGGAGTATTTGGTGATCTTTTTAAAAGCCTAATAAAAAGACAATACAATGTTAAGGATTTTTCAAATGTGTTTGGTCCACATGGTGGTTTTTTAGATAGGTTTGATGCTCTTATGTTTAGCTCGCTGGT contains:
- a CDS encoding phosphatidate cytidylyltransferase; its protein translation is MNREYYGIIVGLGTLFFLLSFKFITLLGVCVLSFFVAKELKDVLGSKTAVFLAPFITLLSLYNITYGFLAIFLVVFLELLTTKDLDSFYKSFFILTFSTALPEYIYKVKTLGNHYILGLLLGVWILDTMSYYVGKNFGKHKLAPEISPNKTIEGFIGGSLSCIIFNIFYFGFSKGLIIGIAVSLVGVFGDLFKSLIKRQYNVKDFSNVFGPHGGFLDRFDALMFSSLVFYTINAPR